The following is a genomic window from Elgaria multicarinata webbii isolate HBS135686 ecotype San Diego chromosome 9, rElgMul1.1.pri, whole genome shotgun sequence.
TACACTGCTGAGGCCCAACAGTGCTAACGCTAtactttatttcttgcatttctataccgcccaatagccgacgctccctgggtggttcacaaaaatcaaagccattcaaagtatataaaacaaacagtataaaaacatgatatgaaatacaatatataagCACAACCGGGATCAAAtcatcagcagtgcagaaatacaaatttaaaacagcaaatttaaaattgaatttatagactgttaaaatgctgagaataaaaatgtcttcacctggcgtctgaaagaatatagtgtaggtgccaggcgaacctccttagggagctcattccacagccggggtgccacagcagaaaaggccctcttcatggttgccatctgccttacttccttcggcaggggctcatggagaaggaccccttgaagatgatcttggggtccgggcaggtacatatgggaggatagcctggccccaagccatttagggctttaaatgttaataccagcactttgaattgggcccagacctggactggcagccaatgaagctggaaaaggactggtgtgatgtggtttcgttggccagtcccttttaataaacgtgctgccctgttttgtaccagttgaagattctggaccattttcaaaggcatccccatgtATAACACGTTGCAATAATCCAaccgagaggttatcagagcatggataactgtagctaggctatctccgtccagataagggtgcagttggtatatcagcctaagctgatgtaCCAACTGAGTTccactgtgcctcaagtgactgctctggatccaagagtatcccccaaactacaaacctgttcctttagggggagtgccaccccctccagaacagggtgaacatcacctaacCAGACAAATCCTCAGTACAATTAGAAGTCTTTGATGATGGGTCCTGCTGCTGGTCTCTGCTCTGAGTTGTGCCATGTATGAGGTTTCTCAGACCAGGCTCCTATCATGGCAACAAATCTGACATTGGGACCCATCCCTTCTTCTCTTACAGGCTGACCAGTGCAGTGGCCTCCAAGGGTTTTTGATCTTCCACAGCTTTGGAGGAGGCACGGGGTCCGGCTTCACATCTCTCTTAATGGAACGGCTCTCGGTGGACTTCGGAAAGAAATCCAAGCTGGAGTTCTCAGTATACCCAGCCCCACGGATCTCCACTGCAGTGGTGGAGCCCTACAACTCCATCCTGACTACCCACACCACCTTGGAGCACTCGGACTGCTCCTTCATGGTGGACAACGAGGCCATCTACGACATCTGCAACCGCAACCTTGACATCGAGCTACCGACCTACACCAACCTCAACCGGCTAGTTGCTCAGATTGTGTCCTCCATCACAGCTTCCTTAAGGTTTGATGGTGCCTTGAACGTGGACCTGACTGAATTCCAGACCAACTTGGTGCCTTATCCCCGCATCCACTTCCCCTTGACCGCCTACGCCCCCATCATCTCGGCGGAGAAGGCCTACCACGAGCAGCTGTCCGTGGCAGAGATCACCAATTCCTGCTTCGAATTCTCCAACCAGATGGTGAAATGCGACCCTCGCCGAGGCAAATACATGGCTTGCTGCCTGCTCTATCGGGGCGACGTTGTGCCCAAGGACGTCAACGTGGCCATCGCAGCCATTAAATCCCGGAGGTCCATCCAGTTTGTGGACTGGTGCCCGACCGGCTTCAAGGTGGGCATCAACTACCAGCCCCCCACGGTGGTACCTGGGGGAGACCTGGCGAAGGTGCAGCGGGCCGTCTGCATGCTGAGCAACACCACGGCCATCGCGGAGGCCTGGGCCCGCCTGAACCACAAGTTTGACCTGATGTACGCCAAGCGGGCCTTTGTGCATTGGTACGTTGGCGAGGGCATGGAGGAGGGGGAGTTCTCCGAAGCCCGGGAGGACCTGGCTGCCCTGGAGAAGGATTACGAAGAAGTGGGACAAGACTCTGGCATTGGGTCTGACGCAGAAGACGACCAAGAATACTGAGTGTCCGTGCTGTAGTGAAGCCACCCTTTTCATGTCATGAAATCGGAGCATCTCTTTGCTTCTGCTTGCTGAGATTTTCTGGTGCTGGGATGGGATGGAACACCATTCGCCTTGCGCCGCTGTCTGCTCTCCGGAATGGCATGACCTGTTCTGCTTCTCTTCCCTCCGCTCTCACAAAGCATatcaaaataaaatgtgcaaCAAACGAATCCTTGATGTGGTAGCACTTCTTCTATTGCGTttagaagagggggaaagggtaGTGTGGCGGTACCCACCTTTCTGCCGCTTAGGTATGTCTgtctttgtatgtctagtgagtgcagaatgtttgactgagtgggtgtggctggtgatgcggtGAGAGGCGGCGCGGGAGGAGTATAAAGAGATTGGCTgagggggattgtgagttagttttagttttgtttgtttggagggAGGTTTGCTTTTAGTCTAGGAGTTTTAGTctagcttgtgcttcgtgagagtgtttggtgtgaggagtgagaatttttaagggacttgggactGTTACTTTGAATATAAAAATAGGCAGGTTTGATctgaattgaaatactaaagatttgttaaatttcaaacCACGCGTCAGCTCGGATATATCACCTGCTCTATTAcaaagtgtaaaaacatctacaaATACACCTGCCGTCCAGTACCGCAGTAAcgaacctatttgccaaaaccctttaccttgttccctcacatatacgGGAGAGGTTGTCTTGTTTTTACCCTTTACTCAGGTTTTTCAAGAGgtgcgcttggcttgagaaggctGTGCTAGGCGAGGCCTTCTGTATGAGGTCGATGACGTCGCAGGTAGTACTAGTTATTAGAAGTGTTTTCAACTACAAGTGCTCTAAAGTTAAAAGCAGTGGGTGCTtactttaatttttgttttggcaCATTGAAGGCACAGTCCTTGTGCagtcttcacgcagcgcatagttaaactgtggaactcactaccaca
Proteins encoded in this region:
- the LOC134404038 gene encoding tubulin alpha-3 chain-like, which gives rise to MGNACWELYCQEHGFLPDGTIQSSDMPSRTDSSFETFFCETGAGKHVPRAAFVDLEPTVVDEIRTGPYRTLFHPEQLISGKEDAANNYARGHYTIGKEIIDTVLDRIRKMADQCSGLQGFLIFHSFGGGTGSGFTSLLMERLSVDFGKKSKLEFSVYPAPRISTAVVEPYNSILTTHTTLEHSDCSFMVDNEAIYDICNRNLDIELPTYTNLNRLVAQIVSSITASLRFDGALNVDLTEFQTNLVPYPRIHFPLTAYAPIISAEKAYHEQLSVAEITNSCFEFSNQMVKCDPRRGKYMACCLLYRGDVVPKDVNVAIAAIKSRRSIQFVDWCPTGFKVGINYQPPTVVPGGDLAKVQRAVCMLSNTTAIAEAWARLNHKFDLMYAKRAFVHWYVGEGMEEGEFSEAREDLAALEKDYEEVGQDSGIGSDAEDDQEY